The Corylus avellana chromosome ca8, CavTom2PMs-1.0 genome has a segment encoding these proteins:
- the LOC132190866 gene encoding nudix hydrolase 3-like: MQNSWDPVVSMQSIVSTSEMPHKDLYIMYMFSLNNEITGFFWNVWCSNPVLRDWLKEHADASELDKLKWMYYVINKSPWSCLDENAAFLTTADSAIKLLPEATRRVTGWKGLEYRAAFPMVKPPGANFYPPDMDKMEFESWKGSLTEDQQKDATSFFNVIKRHSEFGLESPLSNDTVDIANHMVGSAHDLYFVPFSQEYNPFLKRAAELLHKAGDMISSPSLKRLLHSKASAFLSNDYYESDIAWMELVCTSYIVLLRNSVHYNACGSNTKFTDSL; the protein is encoded by the exons aTGCAGAATAGTTGGGATCCTGTGGTATCAATGCAAAGCATAGTTTCCACTTCTGAAATGCCACATAAGGATCTTTATATCATgtacatgttttctttaaacAATGAAATAACTGGTTTCTTTTGGAAT gTTTGGTGTAGTAATCCAGTTCTAAGAGATTGGCTGAAGGAGCATGCTGATGCATCAGAATTAGACAAGTTAAAATGGATGTATTATGTGATTAATAAAAGTCCATG GTCTTGCCTTGACGAGAATGCGGCATTTTTGACAACTGCAGATTCAGCTATAAAGTTGCTTCCTGAGGCCACAAGGCGAGTTACTGGATGGAAGGGTCTCGAGTATAGAGCTGCATTTCCCATGGTGAAACCACCTGGTGCAAACTTCTATCCTCCTGACATGGACAAAATG GAATTTGAATCATGGAAGGGCAGTCTAACAGAGGATCAACAAAAAGATGCAACCAGCTTTTTTAATGTTATCAAAAGGCATAGTGAATTTGGTCTAGAATCTCCTCTTTCTAATGATACGGTTGATATAGCAAATCATATGGTCGGTTCCGCCCATGATCTGTACTTTGTTCCTTTCTCTCAAGAGTATAATCCTTTCCTCAAAAGAGCAGCTGAATTATTGCATAAAGCTGGGGATATGATCAGCTCCCCTAG TTTGAAGAGATTGCTGCATAGCAAAGCCAGTGCTTtcctttcaaatgattattATGAGTCAGATATAGCCTGGATGGAGTTGGTTTGTACTTCGTACATAGTTCTCCTTCGTAATTCTGTGCATTATAATGCATGTGGTTCCAACACAAAGTT TACTGATTCGCTGTAA
- the LOC132190867 gene encoding uncharacterized protein LOC132190867 codes for MEVLSRMISAAVHRGLLEGFKISNTTVSHLLFADDTLIFCNARPAQLRYLRSLFLLFEAASGLKVNLAKSMLIPVGNVEQVASLAGILGCEAAPLPVKYLGLPLGGSYKSKHIWDGGNGCGAMGRKEKLGGEL; via the exons atggagGTTCTGAGTAGGATGATTTCGGCGGCGGTTCATAGGGGGTTGTTAGAAGGTTTCAAAATCAGCAACACTACAgtctctcatcttttatttgccgACGACACCTTGATTTTCTGCAATGCTAGGCCTGCCCAGCTACGTTACTTGCGGagtttgttcttgttgtttgaagctgcttccgggttgaag gttaatttggctaaatcgATGCTTATTCcggtggggaatgtggagcaagtggcTTCGTTAGCCGGTATTTTAGGGTGTGAGGCAGCTCCTTTGCCAGTGAAGTACCTTGGTCTCCCATTGGGAGGCTCTTATAAgtccaagcatatttgggatgga ggaaatggttgtggcgctatggggCGGAAagagaagcttggtggagagttgtga